The Streptomyces albofaciens JCM 4342 genome has a segment encoding these proteins:
- a CDS encoding N-acetylmuramoyl-L-alanine amidase: protein MGDAGEAGRTGRGDGQGFSRRALLLGGAGTALAGGAVYALHGEVARWWWQLPGRKKPRTDGAVDHTSARWVPAAPANWRQADRPDDYVIDRVVVHVVQGGYTDALRVFQSPTHGAAAHYVVRKDGAVAQTVRELDVAYHAGNRAYNERSVGIEHEGFVDRPASFTPAMYASSARLTAGICRRYGFPADRQHIVGHVEVPGTDHTDPGPHWNWRLYMDLVRAEMRRPSPAPGT, encoded by the coding sequence ATGGGAGACGCGGGGGAGGCCGGCCGGACCGGCAGGGGTGACGGCCAGGGGTTCAGCAGACGCGCCCTGCTGCTCGGCGGCGCCGGTACGGCCCTGGCCGGCGGCGCCGTGTACGCGCTGCACGGCGAGGTGGCGCGCTGGTGGTGGCAGCTGCCGGGCCGCAAGAAGCCCCGGACGGACGGCGCGGTGGACCACACCTCCGCGCGCTGGGTCCCGGCCGCCCCGGCGAACTGGCGCCAGGCCGACCGTCCCGACGACTACGTGATCGACCGGGTCGTCGTGCACGTCGTCCAGGGCGGCTACACGGACGCCCTGCGCGTCTTCCAGAGCCCGACGCACGGCGCCGCCGCGCATTACGTGGTGCGCAAGGACGGCGCGGTGGCGCAGACGGTCCGGGAGCTGGACGTGGCGTACCACGCGGGCAACCGCGCGTACAACGAGCGCAGCGTCGGCATCGAGCACGAGGGCTTCGTGGACCGCCCGGCGTCCTTCACGCCTGCCATGTACGCATCATCGGCGCGGCTGACCGCCGGGATCTGCCGCCGCTACGGCTTCCCCGCCGACCGGCAGCACATCGTGGGCCATGTGGAGGTACCGGGCACCGATCACACCGATCCCGGGCCACACTGGAACTGGCGGCTGTACATGGACCTGGTGCGCGCCGAAATGCGCCGCCCGTCCCCGGCGCCGGGGACGTGA
- a CDS encoding cysteine desulfurase family protein — protein sequence MVYLDHAATTPMLPEAVQAMTAQLTVTGNASSLHAAGRRARRTVEEARESLASALGARPSEVVFTAGGTEADNLAVKGLYWARRDADPARTRVLASPVEHHAVLDAVEWLAEHEGARVEWLPVDAYGRVHADALREAVARDPGDVALATVMWANNEIGTIMPVRELADVAAEFGIPLHADAVQAFGQLDVDFAASGLAAMTVSAHKIGGPYGVGALLLRREYAPVPVLHGGGQERQVRSGTLDTPGIAAFAAAARHAVAHREEFARDIGALRDDLVKAVRAAAPDAVLGGDPDPAGRLPANAHFSFPGCEGDSLLLLLDAQGIACSTGSACTAGVAQPSHVLLAAGMDADLARGTLRFSLGHTSTEADVAAVAEAIGPVVERARSAGLS from the coding sequence ATGGTTTACCTCGACCACGCCGCCACCACCCCGATGCTTCCGGAGGCGGTGCAGGCGATGACCGCCCAGCTGACCGTCACCGGCAACGCGTCCTCCTTGCACGCCGCGGGCCGGCGGGCCCGGCGCACCGTCGAGGAGGCGCGGGAATCCCTCGCCTCCGCGCTCGGCGCGCGCCCCAGTGAGGTGGTCTTCACCGCGGGCGGCACCGAAGCCGACAACCTCGCGGTCAAGGGCCTGTACTGGGCCCGCCGGGACGCCGACCCGGCCCGCACCCGCGTCCTCGCCAGCCCCGTCGAACACCACGCCGTCCTGGACGCGGTGGAGTGGCTCGCCGAGCACGAGGGCGCGCGCGTCGAATGGCTGCCCGTCGACGCGTACGGGCGGGTGCACGCCGACGCGCTGCGCGAAGCCGTCGCCCGCGACCCCGGCGATGTCGCCCTGGCCACCGTGATGTGGGCCAACAACGAGATCGGCACGATCATGCCGGTCCGGGAACTGGCCGACGTGGCGGCGGAGTTCGGCATTCCGCTGCACGCCGACGCGGTCCAGGCGTTCGGACAGCTGGACGTCGACTTCGCGGCCTCCGGCCTGGCCGCGATGACCGTCTCCGCGCACAAGATCGGCGGACCGTACGGCGTCGGCGCGCTGCTGCTGCGCCGGGAGTACGCGCCCGTCCCCGTCCTGCACGGCGGCGGTCAGGAGCGGCAGGTGCGCTCCGGCACGCTGGACACCCCCGGCATCGCCGCGTTCGCCGCCGCCGCGCGGCACGCCGTCGCGCACCGCGAGGAGTTCGCCCGCGACATCGGCGCGCTGCGCGACGACCTCGTCAAGGCCGTACGGGCCGCCGCCCCGGACGCCGTCCTCGGCGGCGACCCCGACCCGGCGGGCCGGCTGCCCGCCAACGCGCACTTCTCCTTCCCCGGCTGCGAGGGCGACTCCCTGCTGCTCCTCCTGGACGCGCAGGGCATCGCCTGCTCCACCGGCTCCGCCTGCACGGCGGGTGTCGCCCAGCCCAGCCACGTCCTGCTCGCCGCGGGCATGGACGCGGACCTGGCCCGCGGCACGCTGCGGTTCTCGCTCGGCCACACCTCCACGGAGGCGGACGTGGCGGCCGTGGCGGAGGCGATCGGGCCGGTGGTGGAACGGGCGCGGAGCGCGGGCCTGAGCTGA
- a CDS encoding SAV_2336 N-terminal domain-related protein — protein sequence MIDRLRQVLAGQGYDLEAHELLDVLWLARAVREGERRQAAAEEEPGADAGPSGGDDGDTGPTAEDAADTGARAGGTDGPDTAQDERETERAEATPGGHRATALPAQRSLYAMGSEGGSAGSRRARPARAPGRRALARPQHLSRALRPLRRFRPHPHRRVTDVEATVRLAAETALFDVVSRPDLEHRWSAVLLVDDAPSMQVWSQLAGELRAVLDRSGIFRSVRVRTLDPRKMAVLERLPWAAGPTLTFVLTDGTSPGWRTPDAARAVRGWGRYGPVAVLHPLPRRLWRGTALDAQPRLLTAPAEFCGPDRTTVLDPLTGEPDPEAEEPGTVALPVVPLTPGGLGQWTALLTRPGVPHLVDTVLLGEDPEQDPPRPAGSAEELIAHFRGAFSPESYRLAVRLSAINPLTVPLMQLVRAATMTDAGPTQVAEILLGGLLERVADPRRAPSLGPLGGPLGTGAGQPVYDFRPGVRELLFSGLGTRQALAVVEAVGRALEPYMGRLPDFPALVADETGELRLQESAQAFAVLASPVLERLGGGVAVAGPYATATSEPAGTDAEPPGEAAAGPAARSRPPVPVLPADEPREPLRATLLGPVALWRGDQRIEVPARLDRTLLAALLLHHEGVASDAELLGALWGGDPPRGARSMLDHSVARLRKALGEDEHLLTRERVGYALRGDAGTELDVDLERAEEYQRAARAAGEEGDWARARTLLDAAIGLWQGTPLGGLTGPYAQSERLRLTEWRHTLVEDRIETDLRLGHYARAQAELAELVARYPSRARLADLLARAWGWGGTERADASARDGAPARPDREPLRITVLGRVRMHRGDTALATGSPQQRALLAVLALRGGRAASVDDLAEAVWGDEPPRAAHAALRTYASRLRKALGPDSGVLVSEGGGYALRPYGGTDIVVDLRQAEELAATAAAARAAHDWERAWEALDSAVALWRDGEPLAGLSGPYLAAESRRLTDWRRTLIEDRTEAELRLGRHAAAEEALTWLLYLDPARKRTRELLARALAHDEPVSPGLRSMLRAGRYGPRQERAGGRRAEARQLTEHLSREGDTARTACVVSGGAGVGKTSLAAQVTDALQERFPDGRLYAIMPAAGDPEAAVAHLAGALLRQLGLRAAEIPEDPAERLAFYGTVVRGRRLIVVLDEVRDVEPVLPLLPEAPGAALVIGRDRPPSGLPGVLSLHLEAMSTADALELLTLRVGEERVAARRAVARAALEACGCSEAAVDAVAAELMLEGGTDRTAAEALITATALRLTHDLAPPALAAFRLLALPDCPDLSASAVATLTGTGPADAQAHLTTLARTGLVKVPAPGRYRHREALASFAYENLTAHTSPAERRAALSRLLDWYLVTALWAYALDAPDAPLLHQVAAVGTPVTSPRPADRRAAADWWAAEGTGALSVVRQSAELLSEGHAARGADALLLLAPLLGTGRHTEAYEAAARAVADRAAADHDRRAEGRARLACARACLTAERFDRADDEARRAYRLGLDAGDPVTSGRAPLVRGAAAFALGRSDAEQHFTLAMSHCQVQGDRLGEAAVLVERSRLYGGGRAAEHDVALAERAVRILRSAGQGHGLGTALYFLAVARASTGSHEKALDALEEALPVFEAAGQRLWAGLAQLRTAESLLAVGPAKDAVQAAGAAVRLLGELGDNRRWADGLTLLGHAYDASGDAEQAHACWERAAGLYETLNETVPRARPRTPPLEPGAAGA from the coding sequence ATGATCGACCGGCTGCGGCAGGTCCTCGCCGGGCAGGGCTACGACCTGGAGGCGCACGAGCTGCTGGACGTCCTGTGGCTGGCCCGCGCGGTGCGCGAGGGCGAGCGGCGGCAGGCCGCGGCCGAGGAGGAGCCCGGGGCGGACGCCGGCCCGTCCGGGGGCGACGACGGGGACACCGGGCCCACGGCGGAGGACGCGGCGGACACCGGCGCGCGGGCCGGGGGGACGGACGGCCCGGATACGGCGCAGGACGAGCGGGAGACCGAAAGGGCCGAAGCGACGCCCGGCGGCCACCGCGCCACCGCCCTCCCGGCGCAGCGCTCCCTGTACGCGATGGGCAGCGAGGGCGGCAGCGCGGGCAGCCGCCGCGCACGCCCCGCCCGGGCCCCCGGCCGCCGCGCCCTCGCCCGGCCCCAGCACCTGTCCCGGGCGCTGCGCCCGCTGCGCCGGTTCCGGCCGCACCCGCACCGGCGCGTCACCGACGTGGAGGCGACCGTACGGCTCGCCGCGGAGACCGCGCTGTTCGACGTGGTGTCCCGGCCGGACCTCGAACACCGCTGGTCCGCCGTCCTGCTGGTGGACGACGCGCCCTCGATGCAGGTCTGGAGCCAGCTGGCCGGCGAACTGCGGGCGGTGCTGGACCGCTCCGGCATCTTCCGGAGCGTGCGCGTGCGCACCCTCGATCCCCGGAAGATGGCCGTCCTGGAGCGGCTGCCGTGGGCCGCCGGCCCCACCCTGACCTTCGTCCTCACCGACGGCACGAGCCCGGGGTGGCGGACGCCCGACGCGGCCCGCGCGGTGCGCGGCTGGGGGCGGTACGGGCCGGTGGCGGTGCTCCACCCGCTGCCGCGGCGCCTGTGGCGCGGCACCGCGCTGGACGCCCAGCCCCGGCTGCTGACCGCGCCCGCCGAGTTCTGCGGGCCGGACCGGACCACCGTCCTCGACCCGCTGACCGGCGAGCCGGACCCGGAGGCCGAGGAGCCGGGGACGGTGGCGCTGCCCGTCGTCCCGCTGACGCCGGGCGGGCTCGGCCAGTGGACCGCGCTGCTCACCCGCCCCGGCGTCCCGCACCTGGTGGACACCGTGCTGCTCGGCGAGGACCCGGAGCAGGACCCGCCGCGGCCCGCCGGGTCGGCCGAGGAGCTGATCGCGCACTTCCGCGGCGCGTTCTCGCCCGAGTCCTACCGCCTGGCCGTACGCCTCTCCGCGATCAACCCGCTCACCGTCCCCCTGATGCAGCTGGTACGGGCCGCCACGATGACCGACGCCGGGCCCACCCAGGTCGCCGAGATCCTCCTCGGCGGACTGCTGGAACGGGTCGCCGACCCGCGCCGGGCACCCTCCCTCGGCCCGCTCGGCGGACCGCTGGGCACCGGTGCCGGGCAGCCGGTCTACGACTTCCGGCCCGGCGTGCGCGAACTGCTCTTCAGCGGCCTGGGCACCCGGCAGGCCCTGGCCGTCGTCGAGGCGGTCGGCCGCGCCCTGGAGCCGTACATGGGCCGGCTGCCGGACTTCCCCGCGCTGGTCGCCGACGAGACCGGGGAGCTGCGGCTCCAGGAGTCGGCACAGGCCTTCGCGGTGCTGGCCAGCCCGGTGCTGGAGCGGCTGGGCGGTGGTGTGGCGGTGGCCGGGCCGTACGCCACGGCCACTTCGGAACCGGCCGGCACGGACGCGGAGCCGCCGGGCGAAGCAGCCGCCGGGCCCGCCGCCCGCTCCCGCCCGCCCGTACCGGTCCTGCCCGCCGACGAACCGCGCGAGCCGCTGCGCGCCACCCTCCTGGGACCGGTGGCGCTGTGGCGGGGGGACCAGCGGATCGAGGTGCCGGCCCGGCTGGACCGCACGCTGCTCGCCGCCCTCCTGCTGCACCACGAAGGCGTGGCCTCCGACGCCGAACTGCTCGGCGCCCTCTGGGGCGGCGACCCGCCGCGCGGTGCCCGGTCGATGCTGGACCACAGCGTCGCCCGGCTGCGCAAGGCGCTCGGCGAGGACGAACACCTGCTGACCCGTGAGCGCGTCGGCTACGCCCTGCGCGGCGACGCCGGCACCGAACTCGACGTGGACCTGGAGCGCGCCGAGGAGTACCAGCGCGCCGCCCGCGCCGCCGGCGAGGAGGGCGACTGGGCCCGCGCCCGTACGCTGCTCGACGCGGCCATCGGACTCTGGCAGGGGACGCCCCTGGGCGGTCTCACCGGCCCGTACGCGCAGTCCGAACGGCTCCGGCTGACCGAGTGGCGGCACACCCTGGTCGAGGACCGCATCGAGACCGATCTGCGGCTGGGCCATTACGCCCGCGCCCAGGCGGAGCTGGCCGAACTGGTCGCCCGGTATCCGTCCCGCGCCCGCCTGGCCGACCTGCTGGCGCGCGCGTGGGGCTGGGGCGGGACGGAGCGGGCGGACGCGTCCGCCCGGGACGGGGCACCGGCCCGGCCGGACCGCGAGCCGCTGCGCATCACCGTGCTCGGACGGGTGCGGATGCACCGCGGGGACACGGCTCTGGCGACCGGCTCCCCGCAGCAGCGGGCGCTGCTCGCCGTGCTCGCGCTGCGCGGTGGCCGCGCCGCCTCCGTGGACGACCTGGCCGAGGCCGTGTGGGGCGACGAGCCGCCGCGCGCGGCGCACGCGGCCCTGCGCACGTACGCGTCCCGGCTGCGCAAGGCCCTCGGCCCGGACTCGGGCGTCCTGGTGAGCGAGGGCGGGGGGTACGCACTGCGGCCGTACGGCGGTACGGACATAGTCGTGGACCTGCGTCAGGCCGAGGAACTGGCCGCGACGGCCGCCGCGGCGCGCGCCGCCCACGACTGGGAACGCGCCTGGGAAGCGCTGGACTCGGCCGTCGCCCTGTGGCGCGACGGCGAGCCCCTGGCGGGTCTGTCCGGCCCGTATCTGGCCGCCGAGTCCCGGCGGCTGACCGACTGGCGGCGCACGCTGATCGAGGACCGTACGGAAGCGGAACTCCGGCTCGGCCGCCACGCCGCCGCCGAAGAGGCGCTGACCTGGCTGCTCTATCTGGACCCCGCCCGCAAGCGGACCCGCGAACTGCTCGCCCGCGCCCTGGCCCACGACGAGCCGGTCTCCCCGGGCCTGCGCAGCATGCTGCGGGCCGGCCGGTACGGGCCCCGGCAGGAGCGGGCGGGCGGCCGACGCGCCGAGGCGCGGCAGCTGACGGAGCACCTGTCCCGGGAAGGCGACACGGCGCGGACCGCCTGCGTCGTCTCCGGTGGCGCGGGCGTCGGGAAGACGAGCCTGGCGGCCCAGGTGACCGACGCGTTGCAGGAACGCTTCCCGGACGGACGGCTGTACGCGATCATGCCGGCGGCCGGCGACCCGGAAGCGGCGGTCGCCCACCTGGCCGGCGCGCTGCTGCGGCAACTGGGCCTGCGGGCCGCCGAGATCCCCGAGGACCCCGCCGAACGCCTCGCGTTCTACGGGACGGTGGTCCGTGGCCGTCGCCTGATCGTCGTCCTGGACGAGGTGCGCGACGTGGAGCCGGTGCTTCCGCTGCTCCCGGAGGCGCCGGGGGCCGCGCTGGTCATCGGCCGCGACCGGCCCCCGTCCGGCCTGCCCGGGGTGCTGTCCCTGCATCTGGAGGCCATGAGCACGGCCGACGCGCTGGAACTCCTCACGCTGCGGGTGGGGGAGGAGCGGGTGGCCGCCCGCCGGGCGGTGGCGCGCGCGGCGCTCGAAGCGTGCGGCTGCTCGGAGGCCGCGGTCGACGCGGTGGCGGCGGAACTGATGCTGGAGGGCGGGACGGACCGTACCGCGGCCGAGGCCCTGATCACCGCCACCGCGCTGCGGCTGACCCACGACCTCGCCCCGCCCGCGCTCGCCGCATTCCGGCTGCTGGCGCTGCCGGACTGCCCCGACCTGTCCGCGAGCGCGGTGGCCACCCTGACCGGCACCGGCCCCGCCGACGCCCAGGCCCACCTGACCACCCTGGCGCGGACCGGCCTGGTCAAGGTCCCGGCGCCGGGCCGCTACCGGCACCGCGAAGCGCTCGCCTCCTTCGCGTACGAGAACCTGACCGCCCACACCTCACCGGCGGAGCGCCGCGCCGCGCTGTCCCGGCTGCTGGACTGGTACCTGGTCACGGCCCTGTGGGCGTACGCCCTCGACGCGCCCGACGCGCCCCTGCTGCACCAGGTCGCCGCCGTCGGCACCCCCGTCACCTCCCCGCGTCCCGCCGACCGCCGGGCCGCGGCGGACTGGTGGGCGGCGGAGGGCACCGGGGCGCTGTCCGTGGTGCGGCAGAGCGCGGAGCTGCTGTCCGAGGGGCACGCCGCCCGCGGCGCCGATGCGCTGCTCCTGCTCGCGCCGCTGCTGGGCACGGGGCGGCACACGGAGGCGTACGAGGCCGCGGCGCGCGCGGTGGCCGACCGGGCCGCCGCCGACCACGACCGGCGCGCCGAAGGGCGCGCCCGGCTGGCGTGCGCCCGCGCCTGTCTGACGGCCGAGCGGTTCGACCGGGCGGACGACGAGGCCCGCCGCGCGTACCGGCTCGGGCTCGACGCGGGCGACCCGGTGACCAGCGGCCGCGCCCCGCTGGTGCGCGGCGCGGCGGCGTTCGCGCTCGGCAGGAGCGATGCCGAGCAGCACTTCACCCTGGCCATGAGCCACTGTCAGGTGCAGGGCGACCGGCTCGGCGAGGCCGCGGTGCTGGTGGAGCGGTCCCGTCTGTACGGGGGCGGCCGTGCGGCGGAGCACGATGTCGCACTCGCCGAGCGGGCCGTACGGATCCTCAGGTCGGCCGGGCAGGGCCACGGCCTCGGCACGGCCCTGTACTTCCTCGCCGTCGCCCGGGCGAGCACGGGCAGCCACGAGAAGGCGCTGGACGCCCTGGAAGAGGCGCTGCCCGTCTTCGAGGCGGCCGGGCAGCGGCTCTGGGCGGGCCTGGCGCAGCTCAGGACCGCCGAGTCGCTGCTCGCCGTCGGCCCGGCCAAGGACGCGGTCCAGGCGGCGGGGGCCGCGGTGCGGCTCCTCGGGGAGCTGGGCGACAACCGGCGGTGGGCCGACGGACTCACTTTGCTGGGGCACGCGTACGACGCCTCCGGGGACGCCGAGCAGGCGCACGCGTGCTGGGAACGGGCGGCCGGACTGTACGAGACGCTGAACGAGACGGTCCCGCGCGCCCGGCCGCGCACCCCTCCGCTGGAACCGGGCGCGGCGGGGGCGTAG
- a CDS encoding AAA family ATPase: MAPQSTPDHGPGAGPEPEGWWVFRGPAPLPAAPPWRYFAAARRRAETPAPYLLDRNEVSVVNAALHLHRPLLVTGRPGTGKSSLARAIASELGLGDVLRWSVNSRSTLADALYRYDAVGRLREASLRREREAARTAPRRLKDHRGSFTTDIGHYLRLGPLGTALAATDRPRVLLVDELDKSDIDLPNDLLVVLEEGEFEIPELARLSEQHQDVHVLTDGSRERVRVHRGVVSCAHFPVVVMTSNGEREFPPAFLRRCVRLDLPDPTPERLRDIVAHNLGPAALAEAEDLIDGFLQRSKTETLATDQLLAAVHLRITGADLTKDELLSAVMHRLDEPMSP, translated from the coding sequence GTGGCCCCACAGAGCACACCCGACCACGGCCCGGGAGCCGGGCCGGAGCCCGAGGGCTGGTGGGTGTTCCGCGGCCCCGCACCCCTGCCCGCGGCGCCCCCGTGGCGCTACTTCGCCGCCGCGCGCAGGAGGGCCGAGACGCCCGCGCCGTACCTGCTGGACCGCAACGAGGTGTCCGTCGTCAACGCGGCCCTGCACCTGCACCGCCCGCTGCTGGTCACCGGCCGCCCGGGCACCGGCAAGAGCTCGCTGGCCCGCGCCATCGCGTCCGAGCTGGGCCTCGGCGACGTACTGCGCTGGTCCGTCAACAGCCGCTCCACTCTCGCCGACGCGCTGTACCGCTACGACGCGGTGGGCCGGCTGCGCGAGGCGTCGCTGCGGCGCGAGCGCGAGGCCGCCCGTACGGCACCGCGCCGCCTCAAGGACCACCGCGGCTCCTTCACCACCGACATCGGCCACTATCTGCGCCTGGGCCCGCTGGGCACGGCGCTGGCCGCCACCGACCGGCCGCGGGTGCTGCTCGTCGACGAGCTGGACAAGTCCGACATCGACCTGCCCAACGACCTGCTGGTGGTCCTGGAGGAGGGCGAGTTCGAGATCCCGGAGCTGGCCCGGCTGTCCGAGCAGCACCAGGACGTGCACGTCCTGACCGACGGCAGCCGGGAGCGGGTGCGGGTGCACCGCGGCGTCGTCTCCTGCGCGCACTTCCCGGTCGTGGTGATGACCAGCAACGGTGAACGGGAGTTCCCGCCCGCCTTCCTGCGCCGCTGCGTCCGCCTGGACCTGCCCGACCCCACGCCCGAGCGGCTGCGCGACATCGTCGCCCACAACCTGGGACCGGCCGCGCTCGCCGAGGCCGAGGACCTGATCGACGGCTTCCTCCAGCGCTCCAAGACCGAGACCCTGGCCACCGACCAGCTGCTGGCCGCCGTCCACCTGCGGATCACCGGTGCCGACCTGACCAAGGACGAGCTGCTCTCCGCGGTCATGCACCGCCTGGACGAACCCATGTCGCCATGA
- a CDS encoding alpha/beta fold hydrolase → MTQHWRLDRTYRSTAGAVRWTAFGEDGAPPLVLLHGTPFSSYVWRDVARALAGRFQVYVWDMPGYGDSEMATGQDVSLARQAEVLTELFAHWGLDTREPAVVAHDFGGYVALRAHLVHGARYRRLALLDAVALTGWGSPTYRLLGSHPDVFGRLPAGLHRALVTEYIGSGSHRGLHPATLERLVAPWCTEQGQAAFYRQIEQNPLDLTEDLDGRLGELAVPTLVCWGAEDTWLPVAWAHKLAAAVPGARLRLFEGAGHLVQEDAPAELAGVLAAFAGADGSGPA, encoded by the coding sequence ATGACACAGCACTGGCGACTGGACCGTACGTACCGCAGCACCGCCGGCGCCGTGCGCTGGACCGCGTTCGGGGAGGACGGCGCGCCGCCCCTGGTCCTGCTGCACGGGACCCCGTTCTCCTCCTACGTCTGGCGGGATGTCGCGCGGGCGCTGGCCGGGAGGTTCCAGGTCTACGTCTGGGACATGCCGGGCTACGGCGACTCCGAGATGGCCACCGGGCAGGACGTCTCCCTCGCCCGGCAGGCCGAGGTCCTCACCGAACTGTTCGCGCACTGGGGCCTGGACACCCGCGAACCCGCCGTGGTCGCACACGACTTCGGCGGCTACGTGGCGCTGCGCGCCCACCTCGTCCACGGCGCGCGCTACCGGCGCCTGGCCCTGCTCGACGCGGTCGCCCTCACCGGCTGGGGCTCCCCCACGTACCGTCTGCTCGGCAGTCACCCGGACGTGTTCGGCCGGCTTCCGGCAGGGCTGCACCGGGCCCTGGTGACCGAGTACATCGGCTCCGGCAGCCACCGCGGACTGCACCCGGCCACCCTGGAACGGCTCGTCGCACCGTGGTGCACCGAGCAGGGGCAGGCCGCCTTCTACCGGCAGATCGAGCAGAACCCGCTCGACCTCACCGAGGACCTCGACGGACGGCTGGGCGAACTCGCCGTACCGACGCTGGTGTGCTGGGGAGCGGAGGACACCTGGCTGCCCGTCGCCTGGGCGCACAAGCTGGCGGCGGCCGTCCCGGGCGCCCGTCTGCGCCTGTTCGAGGGGGCCGGGCACCTCGTGCAGGAGGACGCGCCGGCCGAACTGGCGGGGGTGCTCGCCGCGTTCGCGGGGGCGGACGGGAGCGGACCGGCGTAA